In the genome of Nocardia sp. NBC_00416, one region contains:
- a CDS encoding ROK family protein, with protein sequence MTASGPGAPLTVGIDIGGTNIRASVVDGTGEVLDTVQYPTPHSAAALEAALDRAVRELSARHALDAVGLAVAGFISHDRSTVRFAPHLPWRDAPVAKRLTERLGLPVLLEHDANAAMWAEYRFGAAAGGHNVVLVAIGTGIGAALLIDGELYRGTHGVAPELGHLQVVPQGRDCGCGKRGCWERYCSGTALAETAIELLATDATPSALAREVVADPGALTGRRVADAAHDGDPLAVRVMAEFARWLGLGLAFVGDIFDPDLVVIAGGVSSSAPLFLDEAREEYAAAVTGHGHRPLARIRTTQLGEAAGMIGAAELARTVLKAPPAASRG encoded by the coding sequence ATGACCGCATCCGGCCCGGGCGCCCCGCTGACCGTCGGAATCGATATCGGGGGCACCAATATCCGCGCGTCGGTGGTCGACGGCACCGGCGAAGTCCTCGATACGGTGCAGTACCCCACGCCGCATTCGGCGGCGGCGTTGGAGGCCGCGCTCGATCGCGCGGTCCGCGAACTCTCCGCCCGGCACGCACTCGACGCGGTCGGCCTGGCCGTGGCCGGTTTCATCTCGCACGATCGCAGCACCGTGCGTTTCGCCCCGCACCTGCCCTGGCGCGACGCTCCGGTCGCGAAAAGGCTGACCGAGCGGCTCGGGCTCCCCGTCCTGCTCGAACACGACGCCAATGCCGCGATGTGGGCCGAATACCGATTCGGCGCCGCCGCCGGCGGCCACAATGTGGTCCTGGTGGCGATCGGCACCGGTATCGGCGCCGCGCTGCTGATCGACGGCGAACTGTATCGCGGCACCCACGGGGTCGCACCGGAACTCGGCCACCTCCAGGTGGTCCCCCAGGGCCGCGACTGCGGCTGCGGGAAGCGCGGGTGCTGGGAGCGGTACTGCAGCGGCACGGCGCTGGCCGAGACCGCGATCGAACTGCTGGCCACCGATGCCACACCGTCGGCGCTGGCCCGTGAGGTCGTGGCCGATCCGGGCGCGCTCACCGGCCGCCGGGTGGCCGACGCCGCCCACGACGGCGACCCGCTGGCTGTCCGTGTCATGGCGGAATTCGCCCGCTGGCTCGGCCTGGGCCTGGCCTTCGTCGGCGATATCTTCGACCCCGACCTGGTGGTGATCGCCGGCGGGGTGAGCAGTTCGGCGCCACTGTTCCTCGACGAAGCGCGCGAAGAGTACGCGGCCGCGGTCACCGGGCACGGGCATCGGCCGCTGGCCCGCATCCGCACCACCCAGCTCGGGGAGGCGGCCGGAATGATCGGCGCCGCCGAACTGGCCCGCACTGTGTTGAAGGCGCCGCCCGCGGCGTCGCGGGGGTGA